From Scytonema millei VB511283:
CCATGCGAGGGGAATTTTTTTCAGCCATTTCATAATGGTAATGGGTAATGGGTAATTGATGGCGTACATCCATTACTTGTAGGGGCGGGTTTATCGATATACTTAGTTCAAAACAGATTCTTTTGGTAAACCCGCCCTTACCTTCGGCGTAGTCAATTAAATTCGTTTCGATAATTTATTGTGGATTCTGAATGAGATATCTTTGTCGCATGAGAAGAAATAAGGGTAAACCTGTAGAAACACCAATTAAACTACTAGCAAAATAAACCCATAAATATTTCATTCTCAATCGCGAACCTTCCCATAAAATAAATGCCCATAAAACTAATTCCGCCACAATGACATCCCAACCAAATAAAGCTGAAATCTTATTAGTAAATAACTGCTCTACAAAGATTTGAAGGTTGAATCCTTGCTCGAATAGAAAAGGTAAAATCTCAGAGAAGGCTAAAGCAGTGCCTAATATAAAAAGTGTTAAATACAAAACTTGCACCATCTCAATTTCTCCTTTTCAGTTGTCAGTCGTCAGTCATCAGGCGAGAGGCGAGAGATAGATTTTGACTTTTAACTTTTGACTTTTCCTCAGCTTTTTATACCGAACATCCGTTATGCTGTGAAACAAACAAAAACTACAGTTGAATTGCCGTTTCTACCTGTAAATTCGTCAACCCAGCTACCTGTTGACTAGCTTCTGGACTCAGGCGAATCTTGACTTCTACTATGCGCCGATCTAGATTTTCTCCAGGCTGGTTACTAAACACATTTTGCCGATCTACCTGCAAACCGATTTGGGAAACCTTACCGCGCAGCTGTCCTGAAATTGCTTGACTAGTAATAATAGCTGGCTGTCCCAACTTAACTTTACCAATATCAGTTTGATAAACTTCGGCGACAGCAACCATTTGAGCCGTTTGTCCCATTTCTACAATGCCTGAATCACTAATTTTTTCTCCTTCTCGCGTGCGAATCTTGAGAATTTGCCCAGATATAGGAGCGCGAATATAAGCTTCTTGTAGCTGCGTTTCGGCTATTTTCGCAGCAGCGATCGCAGTATCCACTTCTGTTTGGGCTGCATTCACGTCTACCGGACGCACCTCGGCAATCTGATTCAAGGTAGCTTTGGCTTCTTGTAGTTGAGCCTGTAAAGTTTCCACCGTCCGGTTTTTCCCCGAAAGTGCTTCCTTTAATTGTGCTTGAGCGGTTTCTAGGGTTAATCGCCTGCTATCTATGTTCGATGCAGAGATCGCACCTTGACGATATAATTGTAAAAAACGATTATACTCTGCTAGGGCGTTGCTGACTTCTGCTTGATAGCGAGTAATAGTGGCATTTTGAGTTGACGTTTCTCCAGCAATTTCTGCTTGTATCCGGGCAATAGTTGCTTCTTGAGCCTTAATTTCTCCTGTTTTTGCCCCTGCTCTCACCTGTGCTAACTTAGCTTGGGCAACTCTGACTTGTTCGCGTGCTTGTGCCAAAGCATTTTGCAAGCGATCGCGAGAATCTAAAATCGCAATCGTTTGTCCTGCTTTGACGCGATCGCCTTCTTTAACTAATAATTGGTCTACGCGATCGCCATCCAATGCAGATGGAGCAAATAAGCGAATTGCTTCTGTTTCTGGTTCCAGTCGTCCCAAAGCTGTAACTTGCGTCACTGGAGGAGTTGTCGCCACAGGAGGAGAAGGCTGAGAAGATTGAGAAACGACATAAAAGCCAGTTGCACCTGTAATAGCAGTTGCCGTAAGAATTAAACCAGTCAACCAGCGGTTTGAAGGTTTTAAAATGTCATTAGTCATTGGTAGTTGGTAGTTGGTAGTTGGTGGTGTTTGATGCGTGGTGCGTGATAACTGATAACTGATAACTGATAACTGATTATTTCAGGTATGCTACGAGAATTTTGCTGAGTAAGGTTGCTTGT
This genomic window contains:
- a CDS encoding ABC exporter membrane fusion protein; this encodes MTNDILKPSNRWLTGLILTATAITGATGFYVVSQSSQPSPPVATTPPVTQVTALGRLEPETEAIRLFAPSALDGDRVDQLLVKEGDRVKAGQTIAILDSRDRLQNALAQAREQVRVAQAKLAQVRAGAKTGEIKAQEATIARIQAEIAGETSTQNATITRYQAEVSNALAEYNRFLQLYRQGAISASNIDSRRLTLETAQAQLKEALSGKNRTVETLQAQLQEAKATLNQIAEVRPVDVNAAQTEVDTAIAAAKIAETQLQEAYIRAPISGQILKIRTREGEKISDSGIVEMGQTAQMVAVAEVYQTDIGKVKLGQPAIITSQAISGQLRGKVSQIGLQVDRQNVFSNQPGENLDRRIVEVKIRLSPEASQQVAGLTNLQVETAIQL
- a CDS encoding DUF2834 domain-containing protein yields the protein MVQVLYLTLFILGTALAFSEILPFLFEQGFNLQIFVEQLFTNKISALFGWDVIVAELVLWAFILWEGSRLRMKYLWVYFASSLIGVSTGLPLFLLMRQRYLIQNPQ